In one Stigmatella erecta genomic region, the following are encoded:
- a CDS encoding hybrid sensor histidine kinase/response regulator: MNLSSDVSPRRILVIDDNPSIHQDFQKILTPPAESASLDALESALFGAVPLRSTAPAYPFEVDSASQGEEGLQRVREARRDGQRYAVAFVDVRMPPGIDGVETTARLWEEDEDVQVVLCTAYSDYSWEETRQRLGATQRLLILRKPFDNIEVRQMAQALTEKWELAQQNRCRMKDLNQAVLARTRELEAAHARLRQEMEDRARLEARLAHVQRLEALGRLAAGLAHEVSGPLGFVGVNLSYIREGLETLASGKPLEDPADLLEACRDALLGTDRIKHIVQDVKLFARADRKPGTPVDVRRVLEQSIAMAGDMLGSRVRLVRDFHEVSPVWASEHGLGQVFHNLLVNATHALPEAHPEPWVRVATRQQGPQVVVEIQDNGSGIAPENLGRIFEPFFTTKPVGLGTGLGLSICHGIITGFGGNITVDSIPGRGTTFRIQLPLPP, encoded by the coding sequence ATGAATCTCTCCTCGGACGTCTCGCCTCGGCGGATCCTCGTCATCGACGACAATCCCTCCATCCACCAGGACTTCCAGAAGATCCTCACCCCCCCGGCCGAGAGCGCCTCGCTGGACGCGCTGGAGTCCGCGCTGTTCGGCGCCGTGCCCCTGCGCAGCACGGCCCCCGCCTACCCCTTCGAGGTGGACTCGGCCTCCCAGGGCGAGGAGGGGCTGCAGCGGGTGCGGGAGGCCCGGCGGGACGGGCAACGCTACGCGGTGGCCTTCGTGGACGTGCGCATGCCGCCGGGCATCGACGGGGTGGAGACCACCGCGCGGCTGTGGGAGGAGGACGAGGATGTGCAGGTGGTGCTCTGCACGGCCTACTCGGACTACTCCTGGGAGGAGACGCGGCAGCGGCTGGGCGCCACGCAGCGCCTGCTCATCCTGCGCAAGCCCTTCGACAACATCGAGGTGCGCCAGATGGCGCAAGCGCTCACGGAGAAGTGGGAGCTGGCGCAGCAGAACCGGTGCCGGATGAAGGACTTGAACCAGGCGGTGCTCGCCCGGACACGCGAGCTGGAGGCCGCGCACGCGCGGCTGCGCCAGGAGATGGAGGACCGGGCGCGGCTGGAGGCCCGGCTCGCCCACGTGCAGCGCCTGGAGGCCCTGGGGCGCCTGGCGGCGGGGCTGGCCCACGAGGTCAGCGGCCCCCTGGGCTTCGTGGGCGTCAACCTCAGCTACATCCGCGAGGGGCTGGAGACGCTGGCCTCGGGCAAGCCGCTGGAGGATCCGGCGGATCTGCTGGAGGCGTGCCGGGACGCGCTGCTGGGCACCGACCGCATCAAGCACATCGTCCAGGACGTGAAGCTCTTTGCCCGCGCGGACCGCAAGCCGGGCACGCCGGTGGACGTGCGCCGGGTGCTGGAGCAGTCCATCGCCATGGCGGGAGACATGCTGGGCTCGCGCGTGCGGCTGGTGCGCGACTTCCACGAGGTATCCCCCGTGTGGGCCAGTGAGCACGGCCTGGGCCAGGTGTTCCACAACCTGCTGGTGAACGCCACGCACGCCCTGCCCGAGGCCCACCCGGAGCCCTGGGTCCGCGTCGCCACGCGCCAGCAGGGCCCGCAGGTGGTGGTGGAGATTCAGGACAACGGCAGCGGCATTGCCCCGGAGAACCTGGGCCGCATCTTCGAGCCCTTCTTCACCACCAAGCCGGTGGGGCTGGGCACGGGGCTGGGCCTGTCCATCTGCCACGGCATCATCACCGGCTTTGGCGGCAACATCACCGTGGACAGCATCCCCGGCCGGGGCACCACCTTCCGAATCCAGCTGCCCTTGCCTCCCTAA
- a CDS encoding response regulator, which yields MAKILIVDDEVQVASALRRLFRREGFAVEVALNGEEALEKLTTFQADLVISDFRMKGMNGAELLERVLRVCPQAVRILLSGHADLWSSTPSSAAQAVSHFISKPWDDDHLVARVRTLLGGQQSPSTSSA from the coding sequence ATGGCCAAAATCCTGATCGTCGATGATGAAGTGCAAGTCGCCAGCGCGCTCCGGCGATTGTTCCGGCGGGAAGGCTTTGCCGTTGAGGTTGCCCTCAACGGCGAGGAAGCCCTCGAGAAGCTCACCACGTTCCAGGCCGACCTGGTCATCTCCGACTTCCGGATGAAGGGCATGAACGGCGCCGAGCTGCTGGAGCGCGTGCTGCGCGTGTGCCCTCAGGCGGTGCGCATCCTCCTGTCGGGCCACGCGGACCTGTGGAGCAGCACCCCCTCCTCGGCCGCCCAGGCCGTCTCCCACTTCATCAGCAAGCCGTGGGACGACGACCACCTCGTGGCCCGGGTGCGGACCCTCCTCGGGGGTCAGCAGTCACCCTCAACCTCCAGCGCTTGA
- a CDS encoding metallophosphoesterase has translation MSAWVPMTRMLCVLMGACLLGAAAPARPEKAAEDTFTGVERVVAVGDVHGDVEALKEVLRLAGVLDAQGHWSGGKAHLVQTGDIADRGARTREAFELLMRLEREALAAGGRVHLLLGNHEVMNMRGDLRYVTPEELASFADQSATPDAPGTPKGLAGHQAAYGPEGRYGRWLRTHPAVVRIDGTLFLHGGLHPEAPGKTLGELNRWTRQELFPGGAPGGGTDPQGPLWFRGYAREDEAVWGPGLEAVLARFGARRMVMGHTPTQDGRIGVRFGGRAVLIDTGLSTYYGRHLAALEIRGERLTALYPEGRVNLLVPAAKPAAPPLAPGKAASGR, from the coding sequence ATGTCTGCCTGGGTACCGATGACGCGCATGTTGTGTGTCCTGATGGGGGCCTGCCTGCTGGGCGCGGCGGCGCCCGCCCGCCCGGAGAAGGCGGCGGAGGACACCTTCACCGGCGTGGAGCGGGTGGTGGCGGTGGGGGATGTGCACGGGGACGTGGAGGCGCTGAAGGAGGTGCTGCGCTTGGCGGGGGTGCTCGATGCCCAGGGCCACTGGAGCGGCGGCAAGGCGCACCTGGTGCAGACGGGGGACATCGCGGACCGGGGGGCGAGGACGCGCGAGGCCTTCGAGCTGCTGATGCGGCTGGAGCGCGAGGCGCTGGCCGCCGGGGGCCGCGTGCACCTGCTGCTGGGCAACCACGAGGTGATGAACATGCGCGGAGACCTGCGCTACGTCACCCCGGAGGAGCTGGCCTCCTTCGCGGACCAGTCGGCCACGCCCGATGCGCCCGGGACTCCCAAGGGGCTTGCCGGGCACCAGGCGGCCTATGGCCCGGAGGGGCGCTATGGCCGGTGGCTGCGCACGCACCCCGCGGTGGTGCGCATCGACGGCACGCTCTTTTTGCATGGCGGGCTGCACCCGGAGGCGCCGGGGAAGACGCTCGGGGAGCTGAACCGCTGGACGCGCCAGGAGCTCTTCCCGGGCGGGGCGCCGGGCGGGGGCACGGATCCGCAGGGCCCGCTGTGGTTCCGGGGCTATGCGCGGGAGGACGAGGCGGTGTGGGGGCCGGGGCTGGAGGCGGTGCTCGCGCGCTTCGGCGCGCGGCGGATGGTGATGGGCCACACGCCCACGCAGGATGGGCGCATCGGGGTGCGGTTCGGGGGGCGCGCGGTGCTCATCGACACGGGCCTGAGCACCTATTACGGCCGGCACCTCGCGGCGCTGGAGATCCGTGGGGAGCGGCTCACCGCGCTCTACCCCGAGGGCCGGGTGAACCTGCTGGTGCCCGCGGCGAAGCCAGCGGCGCCGCCCCTGGCGCCCGGCAAGGCCGCCTCGGGGCGCTGA
- the metG gene encoding methionine--tRNA ligase, with the protein MAEKILVTSALPYANGPIHIGHVVEYVQTDIYVRFLRSCGKNVVYFCADDTHGTPIELNAAKQGLKPEEFVARWSELHRKDFEDFDVSVDYFHSTHSPENRAYAELIYGRLKEKGDIERRDIEQTYCEHDKRFLPDRFIKGTCPNCKAKDQYGDSCEKCGKAYSPTDLVDPHCSLCGNPPVRKRSAHLFFKLSRHEAFLRELLRKPGFLHQGLATQLQGFFEKGLADWDISRDGPYFGFAIPGETDKYFYVWLDAPIGYIATTEKWAKETGKAQSALDYWGLESNTRIVHFIGKDIVYFHALFWPAVLKVAGLHGPDEVKVHGHLTVNGEKMSKTRGTLIPARDYLDKLDPSYLRFFYAASLGPGPEDFDLSLKDFRLRVNGELVNNVGNLANRALTMLAGPLEKRLAPGADGAGKALVEAALARVPEVRESFEKLEYRNAIRVIVEIAQGANAFLQTQAPWAKVKTDAEGARSDLSDAADIVYLLGALLTPVIPRVTDRLFAQLGAPPLTFAGLETARYPLLDRSRPIGTPEPLLPRLEEERVNAIITAPAGSPVQAAATAEAPKKGEKKADKAAKKPAEAPVTQASPGAGAGSAPAGSGEIEYADFAKVVLKVGLILACERVPDADRLLKLSVDVGEGAPRTIVSGIAEAYTPEQVTGRRVVVVTNLKPRKLKGIESRGMLLTAGPGGKSLSLLDPGELPPGSEVK; encoded by the coding sequence ATGGCGGAGAAGATCCTCGTCACCAGCGCGCTGCCCTACGCGAACGGCCCCATCCACATCGGGCACGTCGTCGAGTACGTCCAGACCGACATCTATGTGCGTTTCCTCCGCTCGTGCGGCAAGAACGTCGTCTACTTCTGCGCGGACGACACCCACGGCACCCCCATCGAGTTGAACGCGGCCAAGCAGGGGCTCAAGCCCGAGGAGTTCGTGGCCCGGTGGTCCGAGCTGCACCGCAAGGACTTCGAGGACTTCGACGTCAGCGTCGACTACTTCCACTCGACGCACTCGCCCGAGAACCGGGCCTACGCCGAGCTCATCTACGGGCGGCTCAAGGAGAAGGGGGACATCGAGCGGCGCGACATCGAGCAGACCTACTGCGAGCACGACAAGCGCTTCCTGCCGGACCGGTTCATCAAGGGCACCTGCCCCAACTGCAAGGCCAAGGACCAGTACGGCGACTCGTGCGAGAAGTGCGGCAAGGCCTACAGCCCCACGGACCTGGTGGATCCGCACTGCTCGCTGTGCGGCAACCCCCCGGTGCGCAAGCGCTCCGCGCACCTGTTCTTCAAGCTGTCGCGCCACGAGGCCTTCCTGCGCGAGCTGCTGCGCAAGCCGGGCTTCCTCCACCAGGGTCTGGCCACCCAGCTCCAGGGCTTCTTCGAGAAGGGCCTGGCCGACTGGGACATCAGCCGGGACGGGCCGTACTTCGGCTTCGCCATCCCGGGGGAGACGGACAAGTACTTCTACGTCTGGCTGGATGCGCCCATCGGGTACATCGCCACCACGGAGAAATGGGCCAAGGAGACGGGCAAGGCCCAGAGCGCCCTGGACTACTGGGGGCTGGAGAGCAACACCCGCATCGTCCACTTCATCGGCAAGGACATCGTCTACTTCCACGCCCTGTTCTGGCCCGCGGTGCTGAAGGTCGCCGGGCTGCACGGGCCGGACGAGGTGAAGGTCCACGGCCACCTCACCGTGAATGGCGAGAAGATGTCCAAGACGCGCGGCACGCTGATCCCCGCGCGGGACTACCTCGATAAGCTGGACCCGAGCTACCTGCGCTTCTTCTACGCGGCGAGCCTGGGCCCGGGGCCGGAGGACTTCGACCTGTCGCTCAAGGACTTCCGCCTGCGCGTCAACGGCGAGCTGGTCAACAACGTGGGTAACCTCGCCAACCGTGCCCTGACGATGCTGGCGGGGCCGCTGGAGAAGCGGCTCGCGCCCGGGGCGGACGGCGCGGGCAAGGCGCTCGTGGAGGCGGCGCTCGCCCGGGTGCCCGAGGTGCGCGAGTCCTTCGAGAAGCTGGAGTACCGCAACGCCATCCGGGTCATCGTGGAGATTGCCCAGGGCGCCAACGCCTTCCTCCAGACGCAGGCCCCCTGGGCCAAGGTGAAGACGGACGCGGAAGGGGCCCGCTCGGACCTCTCGGATGCCGCCGACATCGTCTACCTGCTGGGCGCGCTGCTCACGCCCGTCATCCCCCGCGTGACGGACCGGCTCTTCGCGCAGCTCGGGGCGCCGCCGCTCACCTTCGCCGGGCTGGAGACGGCCCGCTACCCGCTGCTGGACCGGAGCCGGCCCATCGGCACCCCGGAGCCGCTCCTGCCCCGGCTGGAGGAGGAGCGCGTCAACGCCATCATCACCGCCCCCGCCGGATCGCCCGTCCAGGCGGCCGCCACCGCCGAGGCGCCCAAGAAGGGCGAGAAGAAGGCGGACAAGGCCGCGAAGAAGCCGGCCGAGGCGCCCGTCACCCAGGCCTCACCGGGGGCGGGGGCGGGCTCGGCGCCCGCGGGCTCCGGGGAGATCGAGTACGCGGACTTCGCCAAGGTGGTCCTCAAGGTGGGCCTGATCCTGGCGTGTGAGCGCGTGCCGGACGCCGACCGGCTCCTGAAGTTGTCCGTGGACGTGGGGGAGGGGGCGCCGCGCACCATCGTGTCGGGCATCGCCGAGGCGTACACCCCGGAGCAGGTGACGGGCCGCCGGGTGGTGGTGGTGACCAACCTCAAGCCCCGCAAGCTCAAGGGGATTGAATCGCGCGGCATGCTGCTGACCGCGGGGCCCGGGGGCAAGAGCCTGTCGCTGCTGGATCCGGGGGAGCTGCCGCCCGGTTCCGAGGTGAAGTGA
- a CDS encoding HEAT repeat domain-containing protein, with product MDWRAERDRALLVLEREKSPPARADAADLLFQLAADEPGRAPEFAAVLTRLLADAQGEVRRSGLGLATLVLPQGELIDTLSARLSDPDVGARLEAVGRLADLALPELRGALAPLLQDAVPEIRFEAARGMASLKHSAGLEVLVEALDNESLRFRALGALAELEDPRALPAVKKLFRRWLLSPFEKTQAAGVLAKLGDAEGVEWLVKRLQKRWSTDRALAVELCGEVKVPNALERLKAILEAPKDPCRGAAARGLGRLGEPAALPWLLALLEDPGAPEDFRLDAAEGLWRLGLPEGQARVRAAAASFTSPEVRAELDELLQEMP from the coding sequence ATGGACTGGCGGGCCGAGCGGGATCGCGCGCTCCTGGTGCTGGAGCGGGAGAAGAGCCCACCGGCTCGCGCCGATGCGGCGGATCTCCTGTTCCAGCTGGCCGCGGACGAGCCCGGGCGGGCGCCCGAGTTCGCCGCGGTGCTCACGCGGCTGCTGGCCGATGCCCAGGGCGAGGTGCGCCGCTCGGGCCTGGGCCTGGCCACGCTCGTGCTTCCGCAGGGCGAGCTGATCGACACCCTGTCGGCGCGCCTGTCGGATCCGGACGTGGGGGCGCGCCTGGAGGCGGTGGGGCGGCTGGCGGACCTGGCACTGCCGGAGCTCCGCGGCGCGCTGGCGCCCCTGCTGCAGGATGCCGTTCCGGAGATTCGCTTCGAGGCGGCGCGCGGCATGGCCTCGCTGAAGCACAGCGCGGGGCTGGAGGTGCTCGTGGAGGCGCTGGACAACGAGAGCCTGCGCTTCCGGGCCTTGGGGGCGCTCGCGGAGCTGGAGGACCCCCGGGCGCTGCCCGCCGTCAAGAAGCTGTTCCGCCGCTGGCTCCTGTCCCCCTTCGAGAAGACCCAGGCCGCGGGCGTCCTCGCCAAGCTGGGGGATGCCGAGGGGGTGGAGTGGCTGGTGAAGCGCCTCCAGAAGCGCTGGAGCACGGACCGGGCCCTCGCGGTGGAGCTGTGCGGTGAGGTGAAGGTGCCCAACGCCCTGGAGCGGCTGAAGGCCATCCTGGAGGCGCCGAAGGACCCGTGCCGGGGCGCGGCGGCGCGGGGCCTGGGCCGCCTGGGGGAGCCCGCGGCGCTGCCGTGGTTGCTGGCCCTGCTGGAGGACCCCGGCGCGCCGGAAGACTTCCGGCTGGATGCGGCCGAGGGGCTCTGGCGGTTGGGACTGCCCGAGGGGCAGGCACGCGTGCGGGCCGCCGCCGCCTCGTTCACCTCGCCGGAGGTGCGCGCGGAGCTCGACGAACTGTTGCAGGAGATGCCATGA
- the holA gene encoding DNA polymerase III subunit delta — protein sequence MSSELDEVLAQVKAGKVAPLYLLWGEEFLVRKGADELVKALVPDAAMGLNHAVLDAASPREVAQELATLPLFPGRKVVLVRDPEFLAPKKGRGDALGKAREAWKAGKRKEGARRLLALAARAGWGADQLDPGAPGAPSVEDWKSELDVDLAEVDLAFLQEAAAFCREERISAPEGDASALLELLQKGLPPGHALVLAASDIDAKSPLLKFAKDEGWLIERKVAARHKDLDLSEISREFLAPFKKKLGPGALEQLKERVGGNIRLLQSELEKLAIYANGATIEAADVVLLVHQAREEEFFALSEAVQKRDLRGALDYTEDALGQGTHALQLLGAVASIVRGLLENRERLNLYAQGTPPRSFDEFKSRLFPKIEQEAKGAKGRAPHPWAAFLSMQAAARYERRELLRALMACADADLELKSSANGKLVIERLLWSLCARPA from the coding sequence GTGAGCAGCGAGTTGGACGAGGTGCTGGCCCAGGTGAAGGCGGGCAAGGTGGCACCGCTGTACCTGCTGTGGGGCGAGGAGTTCCTGGTGCGCAAGGGCGCCGACGAGCTGGTGAAGGCGCTCGTGCCGGATGCGGCCATGGGGCTGAACCACGCGGTGCTGGACGCGGCCTCCCCCCGGGAGGTGGCCCAGGAGCTGGCCACGCTGCCGCTGTTCCCCGGCCGCAAGGTGGTGCTGGTGAGGGACCCGGAGTTCCTGGCGCCCAAGAAGGGCCGGGGGGACGCGCTGGGCAAGGCGCGCGAGGCGTGGAAGGCGGGCAAGCGCAAGGAGGGCGCCCGGCGGCTGCTGGCGCTGGCGGCGCGGGCCGGCTGGGGCGCGGATCAGCTCGACCCGGGGGCGCCGGGGGCGCCGTCCGTGGAGGACTGGAAGTCGGAGCTGGACGTGGACCTGGCGGAGGTGGACCTGGCGTTTCTCCAGGAGGCCGCCGCGTTCTGCCGCGAGGAGCGCATCTCCGCGCCGGAAGGGGACGCCTCGGCGCTCCTGGAGCTGCTCCAGAAGGGGTTGCCCCCGGGACATGCGCTGGTGCTGGCCGCCTCGGACATCGACGCGAAGAGCCCGCTGCTCAAGTTCGCCAAGGACGAGGGCTGGCTCATCGAGCGCAAGGTGGCCGCGCGCCACAAGGACCTGGACCTGTCGGAGATCTCCCGGGAGTTCCTGGCGCCCTTCAAGAAGAAGCTGGGCCCCGGGGCGCTGGAGCAGCTCAAGGAGCGGGTGGGCGGCAACATCCGGCTGCTCCAGTCGGAGCTGGAGAAGCTGGCCATCTACGCGAACGGCGCCACCATCGAGGCCGCCGACGTGGTGCTGCTGGTGCACCAGGCGCGCGAGGAGGAGTTCTTCGCGCTGTCCGAGGCGGTGCAGAAGCGGGATCTACGGGGCGCGCTGGACTACACCGAGGACGCGCTGGGGCAGGGCACGCACGCGCTGCAACTCCTGGGGGCGGTGGCCTCCATCGTCCGGGGGTTGCTGGAGAACCGCGAGCGGCTGAACCTCTACGCCCAGGGCACGCCGCCGCGCTCCTTCGACGAGTTCAAGTCCCGGCTCTTTCCGAAGATTGAACAGGAGGCCAAGGGGGCCAAGGGCCGCGCCCCTCACCCCTGGGCCGCGTTCCTCAGCATGCAGGCCGCGGCGCGCTACGAGCGCCGGGAGCTGCTCCGGGCGCTGATGGCCTGCGCGGACGCGGACCTGGAGCTGAAGTCGTCCGCCAACGGCAAGCTGGTCATCGAGCGGCTGCTCTGGAGCCTCTGCGCCCGGCCCGCCTGA
- a CDS encoding NRDE family protein: MCTLVILHHVHPEWPLLLAANRDELYARPSAPAQFLAGPRLLVAGLDDVRGGTWMGVTEGGFFVGLTNQPAGPARLPAPASRGEVVAEALRHGSLEAAERYLEGLNPADFGPFNLLYGDTRRLRVAYARPTAGRLTFGDVPPGIHVLPNDVLDAPHLPKVARARGLAEASARRPGPGLVDGLQHLLADHALPPLDQMPEPPAVTGMTREQVRPYQALCIHTPHYGTRSSALVALAPGRPARFLASDGPPCQHAFRELEIPPSRA; encoded by the coding sequence ATGTGCACCCTCGTCATCCTCCACCACGTCCACCCCGAGTGGCCCCTGCTGCTGGCCGCCAACCGGGACGAGCTCTACGCGCGCCCCTCCGCGCCCGCACAGTTCCTCGCCGGGCCGCGCCTGCTCGTGGCCGGGCTCGATGACGTCCGGGGGGGCACGTGGATGGGCGTCACCGAGGGCGGCTTCTTCGTGGGGCTCACCAACCAGCCCGCCGGGCCCGCCCGGCTCCCGGCGCCCGCCTCCCGGGGCGAGGTGGTGGCGGAGGCCCTGCGGCACGGGAGCCTGGAGGCCGCCGAGCGGTACCTGGAGGGGCTGAACCCCGCGGACTTCGGCCCCTTCAACCTCCTCTACGGAGACACCCGGCGGCTGCGGGTGGCCTACGCGCGCCCCACCGCCGGGCGGCTCACCTTCGGGGACGTGCCCCCGGGCATCCACGTCCTGCCCAACGACGTGCTCGACGCGCCCCACCTGCCCAAGGTGGCCCGGGCCCGCGGGCTGGCGGAGGCCTCCGCGCGCCGCCCAGGGCCGGGGCTCGTGGACGGGCTCCAGCACCTGCTGGCCGACCACGCCCTGCCCCCGCTCGACCAGATGCCCGAGCCCCCGGCCGTGACGGGCATGACCCGGGAGCAGGTCCGCCCCTACCAGGCGCTCTGCATCCACACGCCGCACTACGGGACGCGCTCCTCCGCCCTCGTCGCCCTGGCCCCGGGCCGCCCCGCGCGCTTCCTCGCCTCCGACGGCCCGCCTTGCCAGCACGCCTTTCGCGAGCTCGAAATCCCGCCTTCCAGGGCATGA
- the holB gene encoding DNA polymerase III subunit delta' produces the protein MTLASVVGQPRAVDALQAALRTGSVHHAYLFAGPEGVGKERAAVGLAQALTCPEQPGVGCGTCASCTRITKGLHPDVTWVMPDEERVERGLAGRSDFTGTPSREIRVEQIRGLQERLALRGLESRRKVALIVSAQTMNVQAQNAFLKTLEEPPSDTTIILVASAVDRLLPTIRSRCGKVHFGPLPVDLVAQRVQQERKLDPPTAALAAVMAGGSLGRALSLDLEVLTQRKDILTRFEALRPDNALPLMRFAEEYGASREEAEQALTLLALWTRDVARVKVGAGGLANMDMGELAHEVAARTHETELHRRHALVERALAAIHRNGAPRLQLERMLLEMLMREVR, from the coding sequence ATGACGTTGGCCTCGGTGGTGGGACAACCCCGCGCGGTGGATGCACTCCAGGCGGCCTTGCGCACCGGCTCGGTGCACCACGCCTACCTGTTCGCTGGGCCGGAAGGCGTGGGCAAGGAGCGGGCGGCGGTGGGGCTGGCCCAGGCGCTCACCTGCCCGGAGCAGCCCGGGGTGGGATGTGGGACATGCGCCAGCTGCACCCGCATCACCAAGGGGCTCCACCCGGACGTGACGTGGGTCATGCCGGACGAGGAGCGCGTGGAGCGGGGGCTCGCGGGGCGCTCGGACTTCACCGGCACGCCCAGCCGGGAAATCCGCGTGGAGCAGATCCGCGGGCTCCAGGAGCGCCTGGCGCTGCGCGGCCTGGAGTCCCGCCGCAAGGTGGCGCTCATCGTCTCGGCGCAGACGATGAACGTGCAGGCGCAGAACGCCTTCCTCAAGACGCTGGAGGAGCCCCCCTCGGACACGACGATCATCCTCGTGGCCTCCGCGGTGGACCGGCTCCTGCCCACCATCCGCAGCCGCTGCGGCAAGGTGCACTTCGGCCCGCTGCCGGTGGACCTGGTCGCCCAGCGCGTGCAGCAGGAGCGGAAGTTGGATCCGCCCACCGCCGCGCTCGCCGCGGTGATGGCCGGGGGCAGCCTGGGGCGCGCGCTGAGCCTGGACCTGGAGGTGCTCACCCAGCGCAAGGACATCCTCACCCGCTTCGAGGCCCTGCGGCCGGACAACGCGCTGCCGCTGATGCGCTTCGCGGAGGAGTACGGGGCGAGCCGCGAGGAGGCCGAGCAGGCCCTGACGCTGCTCGCCCTGTGGACGCGGGACGTGGCCCGGGTGAAGGTGGGGGCGGGGGGGCTGGCGAACATGGACATGGGGGAGCTGGCGCACGAGGTGGCCGCCCGCACCCACGAGACGGAGCTGCACCGCCGCCATGCGCTCGTGGAGCGCGCGCTGGCGGCGATTCACCGCAATGGGGCCCCGAGGCTCCAGCTGGAGCGGATGCTGCTGGAGATGCTGATGCGGGAGGTCCGGTGA
- a CDS encoding mechanosensitive ion channel family protein, whose protein sequence is MVLALLLAGARALSADKDFRRDLQGAIRFLLAFLTFRLAAWALPSTVPETAQKLVQVAWMLTFTFGVIRTGVAVALKVIRLRSPVAIPKILRDVIDFVLYGLAALPIVQSQLDLNLGGLLATSAVLSVVIGLALQETLGNLFAGLSLQLERPYQVGDIIRIGEHAGRVVQIGWRATRISTFRCESVTLPNSMVAKEVVRNFSYGYVPIGADIFVSLSRDTPPNTVKAVVLDVLRELPLILKTPEPQCRTWGYEGASIRYQIRYWVSDFSQADNAMEQIYTQLWYRLRRERIELPIPQQTVHMRQGALEHAEVSRDTVLELLKAVDLFSVLDSRELEQLHQDLVARRFGKGETIIQEGEAGHTFYLVATGEVSVRAGKAQAEVARLQCGQTIGEMSLLTGEPRAATVVALEDSVLLELDRPAFARMFASNPGLAHRLSALLAQRRTQLRAVAANSCGPIDTAPEAGRILDRLRHIFGITS, encoded by the coding sequence GTGGTGTTGGCCCTGCTGCTCGCGGGGGCCCGGGCGCTCAGCGCCGACAAGGACTTCCGGCGAGACTTGCAGGGCGCCATCCGCTTCCTGCTGGCGTTCCTGACCTTCCGCCTCGCCGCGTGGGCCCTGCCCAGCACGGTGCCCGAGACGGCGCAGAAGCTCGTCCAGGTGGCGTGGATGCTCACCTTCACCTTCGGCGTCATCCGCACCGGGGTGGCGGTGGCGCTGAAGGTGATCCGCCTGCGCTCCCCGGTGGCCATCCCGAAGATTCTCCGGGACGTCATCGACTTCGTGCTCTACGGGCTGGCGGCGCTGCCCATCGTCCAGTCGCAGCTCGACCTGAACCTGGGCGGGCTGCTGGCCACCTCCGCGGTGCTCTCGGTGGTCATCGGTCTGGCGCTCCAGGAGACGCTGGGCAACCTGTTCGCGGGCCTGTCGCTGCAGCTCGAGCGGCCCTACCAGGTGGGCGACATCATCCGCATCGGCGAGCACGCGGGGCGCGTGGTGCAGATTGGCTGGCGCGCCACGCGCATCTCCACCTTCCGGTGCGAGAGCGTCACCCTGCCCAACAGCATGGTGGCCAAGGAGGTGGTGCGGAACTTCTCCTATGGCTACGTGCCCATCGGCGCCGACATCTTCGTCAGCCTGTCCCGGGACACCCCCCCCAACACGGTGAAGGCCGTGGTGCTGGACGTGCTCCGGGAGCTGCCCCTCATCCTGAAGACGCCCGAGCCCCAGTGCCGCACGTGGGGGTACGAGGGCGCGTCCATCCGCTATCAAATCCGCTACTGGGTGTCGGACTTCAGCCAGGCCGACAACGCCATGGAGCAGATCTACACGCAGCTGTGGTACCGGCTGCGGCGCGAGCGCATCGAGCTGCCCATCCCCCAGCAGACCGTGCACATGCGCCAGGGAGCCCTGGAGCACGCGGAGGTCTCCCGCGACACGGTGCTGGAGCTGCTCAAGGCGGTGGACCTGTTCTCGGTGCTGGACTCGCGCGAGCTGGAGCAGCTCCACCAGGACCTAGTGGCCCGGCGCTTCGGCAAGGGCGAGACCATCATCCAGGAGGGCGAGGCGGGGCACACCTTCTACCTGGTGGCCACCGGCGAGGTGTCCGTGCGCGCCGGCAAGGCGCAGGCGGAGGTGGCGCGGCTGCAGTGCGGCCAGACCATCGGCGAGATGTCCCTGCTCACGGGCGAGCCTCGCGCCGCCACGGTGGTGGCCCTGGAGGACTCGGTGCTGCTGGAGCTGGACCGGCCCGCCTTCGCGCGCATGTTCGCCTCCAACCCCGGCCTGGCGCACCGGCTCTCGGCGCTCCTGGCCCAGCGCCGCACCCAGCTGCGCGCGGTGGCCGCCAACAGCTGCGGCCCCATCGACACCGCGCCCGAGGCCGGCCGCATCCTCGACCGGCTGCGGCACATCTTCGGCATCACCAGCTAA